Proteins encoded within one genomic window of candidate division WOR-3 bacterium:
- the hutI gene encoding imidazolonepropionase, whose amino-acid sequence MKVDLIVTNIGELVYFKEDNLETLQNAAIAINEGKIVEFGKRKEIEDKYYSEEKYQVIDAEWNSVIPGFVDPHTHLVYSGCRHEEFLAKLKGKEYLDLLKEGKGINYTVSLTRKDSTENLFKVSYERLIEMRNHGSLTVEIKSGYGLDFETEKKLLDVAEMLKEKDEADIVTTFLGAHAIPQEYKDNRRGYINLLKDKMIPAFSGKAKFIDIFIDRGAFTVDEAREILSVAVKYGYEIKMHIDELSYTGAAKLAMEFPVVSTEHMEHTTEEDLEILKERNVVPVLLPGTCLFLRLKERPKIEFMREIKLPIALGTDHNPGTSPFYSQSLIMALGVFLYGLSVEEALLGITLNAAKAIKIEKSKGNIGPGLDADLLILKSHSFVHLVYEVGRNLIGKIIRKGKLINIH is encoded by the coding sequence ATGAAGGTTGATTTAATCGTAACAAACATTGGTGAACTTGTTTATTTCAAGGAGGACAATTTAGAAACCCTGCAAAACGCCGCAATTGCCATAAACGAGGGTAAAATTGTCGAATTCGGTAAAAGAAAAGAGATCGAAGATAAGTACTATTCCGAAGAAAAGTACCAGGTCATAGATGCAGAGTGGAACTCCGTCATACCAGGTTTTGTGGATCCCCACACCCATCTTGTCTATTCAGGATGCAGACACGAGGAATTCCTCGCCAAACTGAAAGGAAAAGAGTATTTGGATTTACTTAAAGAGGGGAAAGGAATCAATTATACCGTATCTCTCACAAGGAAAGATTCTACAGAAAACCTCTTTAAAGTATCCTATGAAAGACTCATCGAAATGAGAAACCATGGAAGCCTGACCGTGGAAATAAAATCGGGTTACGGACTTGATTTCGAGACGGAAAAGAAGCTTCTTGACGTAGCTGAAATGCTAAAAGAAAAAGATGAAGCTGACATAGTGACAACATTTCTTGGAGCCCACGCCATTCCCCAGGAATATAAGGACAATCGAAGGGGTTATATAAATCTGCTAAAAGACAAAATGATTCCGGCCTTTTCAGGAAAGGCGAAATTCATCGATATATTTATCGACCGAGGGGCATTTACAGTCGATGAAGCAAGGGAAATCTTAAGTGTTGCAGTAAAATACGGCTACGAAATAAAAATGCACATCGACGAACTTTCTTACACCGGCGCAGCTAAGTTAGCCATGGAATTTCCAGTCGTATCTACAGAGCATATGGAACACACCACCGAAGAAGACCTTGAAATTTTAAAGGAAAGAAACGTTGTTCCCGTTTTGCTTCCAGGCACCTGCCTCTTTCTCAGGCTCAAGGAGAGGCCAAAAATTGAATTCATGCGGGAAATAAAACTCCCCATTGCCCTTGGAACGGATCACAATCCCGGCACCTCTCCCTTCTATTCTCAATCCCTCATAATGGCATTAGGAGTTTTTCTCTACGGACTTTCTGTGGAAGAGGCGCTACTCGGGATTACATTAAACGCAGCAAAAGCCATAAAGATTGAAAAGTCAAAGGGAAACATCGGCCCGGGTCTCGATGCAGACCTTTTAATTCTCAAAAGCCATTCCTTTGTGCACCTCGTTTATGAAGTAGGGCGAAACCTTATTGGAAAAATCATAAGGAAAGGAAAACTGATCAATATTCACTGA
- a CDS encoding valine--tRNA ligase, producing the protein MSEIPTKYNPQDIEDKIYKFWTEKGYFRADPKSAKPKYSIMIPPPNITGVLTLGHVLNNTLQDIMVRFKRMQGHDVLWQPGIDHAGIATQNVVEKALAKEGKTRFDIGREEFLKRVWEWKEKYGSTILLQLRKLGVSCDWSRVKFTMDPDLSRAVITAFVRLYKDGLIYRGTRIINWCPRCGTALADDEVEYVERKGKLYYIKYPLVDGDGHVVVATTRPETYLGDTAVAVNPEDDRYKHLVGKKVRLPLVTWNRVGSGGEVVSPEIPIVVSRRVDAEFGTGAVKVTPAHDPVDYEIGEELNLPKVKIMNPDGILNENAGIFKGLDRETARVKVIEELEKQGFIEKIEDYVHNVGTCYRCNTVIEPYLSPQWFVKIKPLAQKATEAVRKGEVQIIPNQFEKIYFNWLDNVKDWCISRQIWWGHRIPVFTCQNCGNVMVEENPPSSCSACGSSNIVQDEDVLDTWFSSWLWPLSTLGWPEDTEYLRRYYPTDLLITGWDILFFWVARMIMAGYYFMGEKPFHRVYLHGLIRDEKRRKLSKSLGNSPDPLDLISKYGADGVRMGLMLITPEGQDVIYSEKKMEIGRNFANKLWNASRLLLMNLDGSKMKPEPAIDSLEDKWILYLLDRTISETTKALEDLDFNKAAWTLYDFFWSEFCDWYLESIKPRLAKKDKKALQNAFYVLMNILKLLHPFTPFITEELWQKMPFEGLEESIMVSEWPKVSGFNFEKEYEEFELIKELIQGVRQIRAEAGLDENIGIYAEFEDEDLLKSLKEHIHLLSFLGGISGVERAYGIKGIPLIIKNYHFLIPVEEREKVEKMIASFRKEIEELENLLKRVDEKLNNEDFLTKAPSEVVEKEKEKKRTFELKIRRLRSYIEGLERS; encoded by the coding sequence CTGCAAAACCTAAGTATTCGATAATGATTCCTCCGCCGAATATCACTGGCGTTTTGACCCTTGGCCATGTCCTGAACAACACCCTCCAGGATATTATGGTCCGCTTTAAGCGAATGCAGGGGCATGATGTGTTATGGCAGCCGGGGATTGACCATGCTGGAATTGCTACCCAAAATGTTGTGGAAAAAGCCCTTGCTAAGGAGGGAAAAACCAGGTTTGATATAGGGAGAGAAGAATTTCTAAAACGTGTTTGGGAATGGAAAGAAAAGTACGGAAGTACAATTTTACTTCAACTTCGAAAGCTCGGAGTTTCCTGTGACTGGTCCAGGGTTAAGTTTACAATGGATCCTGATCTTTCGAGGGCAGTGATCACAGCTTTTGTGAGGCTTTACAAGGATGGGCTCATTTACCGTGGAACTCGAATAATAAATTGGTGCCCAAGGTGCGGGACTGCTTTAGCCGATGACGAGGTTGAGTATGTTGAAAGAAAAGGTAAACTTTATTACATTAAATATCCTCTTGTAGATGGTGATGGTCACGTTGTCGTTGCAACTACAAGACCTGAAACCTACTTAGGAGATACTGCTGTCGCAGTAAATCCGGAGGACGATAGGTATAAGCACCTTGTGGGTAAAAAGGTTAGGCTGCCTTTAGTTACCTGGAATAGAGTGGGAAGTGGGGGTGAGGTGGTTTCTCCCGAGATTCCCATTGTGGTAAGCAGGCGTGTTGATGCGGAGTTTGGTACAGGTGCGGTAAAGGTTACACCTGCCCATGATCCTGTGGATTACGAAATCGGAGAAGAGTTGAATTTGCCTAAGGTTAAAATAATGAACCCTGACGGCATTTTGAATGAAAACGCAGGGATTTTCAAGGGGTTAGACCGTGAAACGGCGAGGGTCAAGGTTATTGAAGAACTGGAAAAGCAGGGTTTTATCGAAAAAATTGAAGACTATGTTCACAACGTAGGCACCTGCTATAGATGCAATACCGTAATTGAACCCTACCTATCTCCTCAGTGGTTTGTTAAAATAAAGCCCCTTGCCCAAAAGGCAACGGAGGCAGTGAGAAAAGGAGAAGTACAGATAATCCCGAACCAGTTTGAGAAAATCTATTTTAACTGGCTTGATAATGTTAAGGATTGGTGTATTTCGAGACAAATCTGGTGGGGGCACAGAATTCCCGTTTTTACTTGTCAGAATTGTGGTAACGTGATGGTTGAGGAGAATCCCCCTTCCTCTTGCAGTGCCTGTGGTTCTTCCAATATTGTTCAGGATGAAGATGTTCTTGATACCTGGTTTTCCTCCTGGTTATGGCCACTTTCAACCCTTGGATGGCCTGAAGATACGGAGTACTTGCGGAGATATTATCCCACTGACCTATTGATTACAGGATGGGATATTTTGTTTTTCTGGGTAGCCAGGATGATTATGGCTGGCTACTATTTTATGGGGGAGAAGCCATTCCACAGGGTTTATCTTCATGGTCTTATCAGGGATGAAAAGAGGAGAAAACTTTCAAAGAGTCTTGGAAACTCACCCGATCCCCTTGATCTGATTTCAAAGTATGGTGCGGACGGTGTCAGGATGGGACTTATGCTCATTACACCGGAAGGTCAGGACGTCATCTACTCTGAAAAGAAGATGGAGATTGGTAGAAACTTTGCCAATAAGTTGTGGAATGCCAGCCGACTCCTTCTTATGAATCTCGACGGAAGCAAAATGAAGCCGGAGCCTGCTATTGATTCCCTTGAGGACAAATGGATACTTTATCTTTTGGATAGAACCATTTCTGAAACCACTAAGGCTCTGGAGGATCTTGATTTTAATAAGGCAGCATGGACCCTCTATGACTTTTTCTGGAGTGAATTTTGTGATTGGTATTTGGAATCGATAAAGCCAAGGCTTGCAAAGAAAGACAAAAAGGCTCTACAGAATGCTTTCTATGTTTTGATGAACATTCTAAAGCTTCTCCATCCATTTACTCCCTTTATTACTGAGGAGCTCTGGCAGAAAATGCCTTTTGAGGGGCTTGAAGAGTCAATAATGGTTTCCGAATGGCCCAAAGTTTCAGGTTTTAATTTTGAGAAGGAATACGAGGAGTTTGAGCTAATTAAGGAATTGATTCAGGGGGTAAGGCAGATTAGGGCGGAAGCCGGCTTAGATGAAAACATTGGAATTTATGCGGAGTTTGAAGATGAGGATTTGCTGAAATCCCTTAAGGAGCATATCCATTTATTGTCTTTTCTCGGAGGGATTAGCGGGGTTGAAAGGGCATACGGCATTAAAGGAATCCCTCTCATAATCAAAAATTATCACTTCCTGATACCTGTTGAGGAAAGGGAAAAGGTGGAAAAGATGATTGCCTCCTTTAGAAAGGAGATTGAGGAACTGGAAAACCTGCTGAAGAGAGTGGATGAAAAACTGAATAATGAGGATTTCCTTACGAAGGCCCCATCAGAGGTAGTGGAGAAGGAAAAGGAGAAAAAACGAACCTTTGAGCTTAAAATTAGAAGGTTAAGAAGTTATATTGAGGGCCTTGAAAGGTCCTGA